A region of Solanum dulcamara chromosome 7, daSolDulc1.2, whole genome shotgun sequence DNA encodes the following proteins:
- the LOC129895982 gene encoding transcription repressor OFP14: MPKQLQKSLSDYLSKKKNKPIPQQTRSSENKTLSSSTSWLLRGCRHPKTPSFSADDRKEKNAQGKNEAATLADVDRFLFENFKSFYYKEDDNEAEGNKPSNKSIVRKGKKEEIAGSPNSLSESSSYIIPPSNHTGSRRFFVAPGSSSSIIEEARTSMTVSDDTGSTSAITTTTATNTNSNESSAISTEYSKETLNADDFITLVTYSPSPYDDFRQSMQEMMEARLNDQGKINWEFMEELLFCYLDLNDKKSYKYILCAFVDQIVVLRENSGRVPAISRVRPLGGELNQRNV, from the exons ATGCCTAAGCAACTCCAAAAATCTCTTTCAGATTAcctttcaaagaaaaaaaataaacccATACCACAACAAACTCGGAGTTCCGAAAATAAGACTCTCTCATCGTCCACTAGCTGGTTGCTCCGGGGGTGTAGGCACCCCAAAACGCCGTCGTTCTCCGCCGATGATCGCAAAGAGAAGAATGCACAAGGCAAAAACGAAGCCGCAACACTTGCAGATGTTGATCGTTTCCTCTTTGAGAATTTCAAATCCTTTTATTACAAAGAAGACGATAATGAAGCTGAAGGTAATAAACCCAGTAACAAGAGCATCGTGAGGAAAggcaaaaaagaagaaattgcaGGAAGTCCAAATTCATTGTCTGAGTCCTCGAG TTACATCATCCCGCCATCAAATCATACCGGATCTCGTCGTTTTTTCGTGGCACCTGGTTCATCAAGCTCAATTATTGAAGAAGCACGGACAAGCATGACAGTTTCCGACGACACGGGATCCACCTCAGCCATCACCACCACCACTGCAACCAACACCAATTCAAATGAATCGTCGGCAATTAGTACTGAATATTCAAAGGAAACACTGAATGCGGATGATTTTATCACACTCGTAACGTATTCTCCCAGTCCGTACGACGATTTCAGGCAATCGATGCAGGAGATGATGGAGGCGAGGTTGAACGATCAAGGCAAAATCAACTGGGAATTTATGGAAGAGCTATTGTTTTGTTATCTCGATTTGAACGATAAGAAATCGTACAAGTACATACTTTGTGCGTTTGTGGATCAGATCGTCGTTTTGCGTGAAAATTCCGGCAGAGTACCGGCGATATCACGGGTTCGGCCATTGGGTGGGGAATTAAACCAAAGGAATGTGTAA
- the LOC129895995 gene encoding uncharacterized protein LOC129895995 isoform X1 — protein METHDSHLSPAGLEGVQANEIEELSQPNISGVQTGETSQVLQNSDGEVGDKGVVSANKKEVKSSPTKPQAKTSKDFEVLPRKRYSFLHLFSLRDVNSCILISENKRVICSVMISLLVVLSYAHLPLSIARSNSFIASRPLYILLLTDFTIVIARIVRKEVVPDEERAKDGERVKDFGHNWDGALTILEYGLVLYQTIRAIFIDCSFYLVIVICGLSLIEFP, from the exons ATGGAGACTCATGATTCTCATTTATCACCGG CTGGCTTGGAAGGTGTGCAGGCGAATGAGATTGAAGAATTGTCTCAACCGAATATTTCTGGTGTACAAACAGGAGAAACATCTCAAGTACTGCAGAATAGTGATGGAGAAGTTGGAGATAAAGGGGTTGTATCTGCAAATAAGAAGGAAGTAAAATCATCACCAACTAAACCACAGGCTAAAACATCAAAAGATTTTGAGGTGCTTCCAAGAAAACGCTATAGTTTCCttcatttattttctcttaGAGATGTCAATTCTTGCATTCTGATATCCGAGAATAAACGAGTCATTTGTTCTGTCATGATTTCGTTATTAGTTGTCCTGTCTTATGCCCATCTCCCACTTAGTATAGCAAGGTCAAATAGCTTCATTGCTTCAAGGCCCCTTTACATATTGTTGCTAACTGATTTTACAATAGTGATTGCACGAATAGTTCGCAAGGAAGTAGTTCCTGATGAAGAAAGGGCCAAAGATGGAGAACGAGTGAAGGATTTCGGACATAATTGGGATGGAGCTCTAACCATATTGGAATACGGTTTGGTTCTCTATCAGACAATTCGTGCAATCTTCATAGACTGCAGTTTTTATTTGGTCATTGTCATATGTGGTCTGTCTCTCATAGAGTTCCCATAG
- the LOC129895995 gene encoding uncharacterized protein LOC129895995 isoform X2, whose translation METHDSHLSPAGLEGVQANEIEELSQPNISGVQTGETSQVLQNSDGEVGDKGVVSANKKEVKSSPTKPQAKTSKDFE comes from the exons ATGGAGACTCATGATTCTCATTTATCACCGG CTGGCTTGGAAGGTGTGCAGGCGAATGAGATTGAAGAATTGTCTCAACCGAATATTTCTGGTGTACAAACAGGAGAAACATCTCAAGTACTGCAGAATAGTGATGGAGAAGTTGGAGATAAAGGGGTTGTATCTGCAAATAAGAAGGAAGTAAAATCATCACCAACTAAACCACAGGCTAAAACATCAAAAGATTTTGAG TGA
- the LOC129895447 gene encoding protein TRIGALACTOSYLDIACYLGLYCEROL 1, chloroplastic-like — protein MLAASHCYPLLHFCGRSRYNTGSNHARVNLLSLNCLPQKLDFNQGAQSQKVLKSFKPKRFYVIPNSNDGYPSLSVPEENTTASKKDTSTLEEWENGGETFLSKWSPPRYLWRGLSALILAGQVIIRIIKGKIHWRNTLQQLERVGPKSVGVCLLTAAFVGMAFTIQFVREFTRLGLNRSVGGVLALAFSRELSPVVTSIVVAGRIGSAFAAELGTMQVSEQTDTLRVLGANPVDYLVTPRVIASCIALPFLTLMCFTVGMASSALLADGVYGISINIILDSAQRALKSWDLISAMIKSQVFGAIISIISCAWGVTTLGGAKGVGESTTSAVVLSLVGIFVADFALSYCFFQGAGDSLKNCV, from the exons ATGCTAGCAGCTTCTCATTGTTATCCTCTTCTTCACTTTTGTGGAag AAGCAGGTATAATACAGGGAGTAATCACGCAAGAGTAAATCTTTTGAGCTTGAATTGTCTTCCTCAGAAATTAGACTTTAATCAAGGAGCTCAGAGTCAGAAGGTTCTAAAATCTTTCAAACCGAAAAGGTTCTATGTGATTCCTAACTCTAATGATGGCTATCCAAGTCTCTCTGTTCCTGAAGAGAATACAACTGCATCTAAAAAGGACACATCTACACTGGAAGAATGGGAAAATGGAGGAGAAACGTTTTTGAGCAAGTGGTCACCTCCCAGATACTTATGGAGGGGATTGTCAGCTCTTATCTTGGCGGGGCAGGTTATTATAAGGATTATAAAGGGTAAAATCCACTGGAGGAATACTCTTCAACAGTTGGAAAGAGTTGGACCTAAGTCAGTTGGTGTCTGTCTGTTAACTGCAGCTTTTGTTGGCATGGCCTTCACTATCCAATTTGTTAGAGAATTTACTAGATTAGGGTTAAATAGATCTGTTGGTGGGGTGTTGGCCCTTGCCTTTTCAAGAGAGCTCAGTCCAGTTGTCACATCAATTGTAGTTGCTGGCCGTATTGGTAGTGCATTTGCTGCCGAACTGGGCACCATGCAGGTGTCTGAGCAGACAGACACATTGAGAGTTCTCGGTGCAAATCCTGTTGATTATTTGGTGACACCAAGAGTGATTGCTTCCTGCATTGCCTTACCGTTTTTGACCCTAATGTGCTTTACAGTTGGAATGGCATCCAGCGCCCTTTTAGCTGACGGTGTTTATGGAATTAGCATAAACATAATCTTGGATTCTGCTCAGAGAGCTCTTAAGTCATGGGACCTTATCAGTGCGATGATTAAGTCACAGGTGTTTGGTGCTATTATATCCATCATAAGCTGTGCTTGGGGAGTCACCACATTGGGAGGTGCCAAGGGGGTTGGAGAGTCGACTACTTCAGCGGTAGTTTTATCTCTTGTTGGCATATTCGTAGCTGACTTTGCTCTCTCTTATTGTTTCTTCCAGGGTGCTGGTGATTCCTTGAAGAACTGTGTGTGA